Below is a window of Clostridia bacterium DNA.
GGCGTTCACAGGCGGTACCTGAGTTGGCAGGGGCAGAGCTTGCGGGCGTACCTGTGGCAGCCACAGGTGACGTAGCCCCCATAGAGTTGGCTCCGGAACAGCAAAAAGAGCGAGACCGGCAGGAGAAGGTGCGGGAGAGTATACGCAAGCAACCTGATCAGGCGGCGCAATTGTTGCGGACTTGGGTAGCTGAGGACCGGACGTAGGGGTGGGATCGTTGGCAAAAGGGAAGGAACTTACTGGTTTAGAAAAAGCGGCCATATTCCTTATCACTATTGGTCCGGAGCTGTCGTCCCTAATACTCCGCGAGCTCTCCCAAGAAGAAATTGAGCGCATTAGCCAGCAAATTGCCAATACCAGCAAGGTTGATCCGGCGGTTCAGATAGAGGTGCTAGAAGAGTTCCTTCAGCTGAGTCAGGCGCAGCAATACATCATCCGCGGAGGTATCGAGTACGCTCGGGAGGTGCTGGAAAGGAGCCTGGGGCCGACCAAGGCAGCAGAGATTATCCGGCGATTAACCGAAAGCTCGCGCATCAGGCCTTTTGGCTTAGTCAGAAAGACCGATCCCAAGCAGCTAGTTAACTTCATTAGCAATGAGCATCCTCAAACCATTGCCTTGATCCTGTCGTATTTGGAGCCAGAACAGGCAGCAGTAGTTTTGAGTTCGCTTCCTCAGGAGGAACAGACTGAAATTGCCAAAAGGATTGCCATCATGGAGCGGACTTCGCCGGAGGTCGTTAGAGAAGTGGAAATCATCCTGGAACGTAAACTATCTTCATTGGTCAGCCAGGATTTTACCATAACTGGCGGCGTCAAGACCTTGGTGGACATACTTAACCGAGTTGACCGGGGCACTGAAAAGACCATTTTAGAGGCGCTAGAGCAGGAAGACCAGGAGCTAGCGGAAGAGATTCGGAAGCGGATGTTTGTCTTTGAGGACGTGGTTACCCTGGAGGACAGCGCTATTCGCCGCGTCTTGCGGGAGGTAGATACCAAAGATCTGGCTTATGCCCTTAAAGGTTCAAGCGAGGAAGTTCAGAAGCGTATTTTCAAGAATCTGTCCAAACGAGCTGTGGAAATGTTGCAAGAAGATATGGAGCTGTTAGGACCGGTACGTTTGCGAGACGTGGAGGAAGCCCAACAAAAAATTGTCCAGGTTATTCGCCGGCTGGATGAGACCGGGGAGATAATCATCTCGCGGGGTGGAGAAGATGCCATTGTCTTCTAGGGTGATTAAGCATGTGCCGGTTGACCCCGGGCGATTTCGAGAAATCTGCTTTACGCAAAGGCTTCAGGTGCAAGTTAATCACCCCGAGGCGTGCCCCAGTAATACACTTGTTTCATCAGAAGCAGCCCGGGAAGAAGCTCAAGCCCTAATAAAGCAGGCAAAAGCTGAATCCGAGGCGCTGGTAGCTGCCGCCCAGCATGAAGCCCAGAGCATTAGAGCAGCAGCTGAGAAGGAGGGTTATCAAGCTGGGTACCAGGAGGGGCTTAGCCGTGGTTTGGAAGGTGCAAAACACGCCCGAACCCAGGCTGTAAAGGTCCTCAAGGAAGCACGGAAGCTAAAAAACAAAATAGTACTTGAGAGCGAGCAAGAGATCGTCCGCTTGGCCTTGCACATGGCGGAGAAGATTATTCGCAAAAGCGTGGAGCTCGATCCAGCTATCGTCGTATCCATCGCCCAAGAAGCGTTACGAAGACTTTGCGAAAACCAAGATTACATTATCTTTGCTCACCCATCAGACGCCGAGCTGATTCGGGAGAAGAAAGACGAACTCATGGCCAACCTGGACCACAGAGCTACCCTTCGTATCCTTCCGGATGAGAGCATAGAGAAGGGCGGCTGCCGGGTGGTTACCGAGGATGGAGAACTAGTTGCAACTATAAATAGCCAGCTGCAAGAGTTGAAACGCTTATTGGCTGGTGATGACTGATGTACGTTAACCTAGATTTTCAAAATTACCACCGGCAAATTGACGAATCTGACCTGTTAAGGGCCGTGGGTAAGGTTACCGAGGTAGTCGGCTTAACAGTGGAAGTGGCAGGGATAACGGCTTCGGTTGGGGAGATCTGCTTGATCCATGTGCCCGGGAACGCTCACCCCGTTCAAGCAGAAGTAGTTGGTTTTCGGGCCCGACATACCTTGGTTATGCCCCTAGGTGAACTGGGGGGAATCGCCCCTGGCTGTCCAGTGGTGCCAACTAGAATGCCACACCGCGTCATTGTAGGTTCGGCAGTTCTGGGTCGGGTGCTGGACGGCTTGGGCCAACCTATCGATGGACAGGGAATTCCTCTGCGAGGACAGTGGTATAAAGTGAACAATTCACCTCCGGGCCCCTTGCAGCGGAGGCGGATTACGGAACCTTTGGAAACGGGAATCAAGTGCATAGACACGCTTTTAACCTGTGGTCAGGGGCAGAGAATAGGTATTTTTTCTGGCAGCGGGGTTGGAAAAAGTACCCTCCTGGGAATGATAGCGCGCCACAGCAGCGCAGATGTTAATGTAATTGCCCTGGTTGGGGAGCGAGGCCGAGAGGTATTGGACTTCATTGAAAAAGATTTAGGCCCCAAAGGTTTGGAACGGTCGGTAGTGGTAGTAGCTACCTCCGACCAGCCAGCATTAGTTCGAATCAAGTCGGCTTTGGTAGCAACTACCTTGGCCGAGTACTTCCGGGATCAGGGCATGACGGTAATGTTAATGATGGATTCAATCACCCGTTTTGCGATGGCAATGCGAGAGGTAGGGCTAGCGATTGGTGAACCACCGGCTACCAGGGGTTATCCACCCTCGGTATTTGCCGGCATGGCCCGGTTGCTGGAGCGTTCCGGAACCTCGCTAACCGGTTCCATCACTGGGCTTTACACGGTGTTAGTGGACGGGGATGACATGAATGAGCCCATAGCAGACGCTGTTCGTGGCATTTTGGACGGTCACATCGTCCTCTCACGGGAACTGGCCTCTCGCAACCACTTTCCGGCAATTGATGTCTTGCAAAGCGTAAGCCGGTTGATGCCGGAACTGGTCTCTGAGTCTCATAAAAACTTGGCAGCTAAGGTTAGAGATATTCTGGCCACATATCGTGAGTCTGAGGACTTGATTAATATTGGTGCCTACAAGGCTGGGTCCAACCCGCGCATCGACGAGGCCATAAGATTGCACGGGCCCATAGAGAGCTTTCTCCGGCAGGGGATCGAAGAAGTCTTTCGCCTTGGAGATAGCGTTGCTGCCTTAGAAGCAATACTGGGGCAGGGAGGAGCGGGGGATGCGTAGATTTGTATTCGGCTTAGAGAAGGTGTTGGATTATCGCCAAGCCATAGAAAAAGCAGAAAAGGCTCATCTGGGAGAAGCAGAACGATACCTGGAAAGGGAACGGGAGGTCCTGGCAGCTTGGTGCCAACGCTGGGAAAAGGAGTTGGAGGTAACACCGGCAGGGACAATCGATATTGGCCAGT
It encodes the following:
- the fliI gene encoding flagellar protein export ATPase FliI — its product is MYVNLDFQNYHRQIDESDLLRAVGKVTEVVGLTVEVAGITASVGEICLIHVPGNAHPVQAEVVGFRARHTLVMPLGELGGIAPGCPVVPTRMPHRVIVGSAVLGRVLDGLGQPIDGQGIPLRGQWYKVNNSPPGPLQRRRITEPLETGIKCIDTLLTCGQGQRIGIFSGSGVGKSTLLGMIARHSSADVNVIALVGERGREVLDFIEKDLGPKGLERSVVVVATSDQPALVRIKSALVATTLAEYFRDQGMTVMLMMDSITRFAMAMREVGLAIGEPPATRGYPPSVFAGMARLLERSGTSLTGSITGLYTVLVDGDDMNEPIADAVRGILDGHIVLSRELASRNHFPAIDVLQSVSRLMPELVSESHKNLAAKVRDILATYRESEDLINIGAYKAGSNPRIDEAIRLHGPIESFLRQGIEEVFRLGDSVAALEAILGQGGAGDA
- the fliG gene encoding flagellar motor switch protein FliG → MAKGKELTGLEKAAIFLITIGPELSSLILRELSQEEIERISQQIANTSKVDPAVQIEVLEEFLQLSQAQQYIIRGGIEYAREVLERSLGPTKAAEIIRRLTESSRIRPFGLVRKTDPKQLVNFISNEHPQTIALILSYLEPEQAAVVLSSLPQEEQTEIAKRIAIMERTSPEVVREVEIILERKLSSLVSQDFTITGGVKTLVDILNRVDRGTEKTILEALEQEDQELAEEIRKRMFVFEDVVTLEDSAIRRVLREVDTKDLAYALKGSSEEVQKRIFKNLSKRAVEMLQEDMELLGPVRLRDVEEAQQKIVQVIRRLDETGEIIISRGGEDAIVF